In Arachis stenosperma cultivar V10309 chromosome 1, arast.V10309.gnm1.PFL2, whole genome shotgun sequence, one DNA window encodes the following:
- the LOC130974368 gene encoding BTB/POZ domain-containing protein At5g47800-like isoform X2: MKFMKLGTRPDTFFTEQATRTLISEIPADLVIQINDITYLLHKFPLLPKCGLLQRLCYDSSDSESFSLELHDIPGGEEAFELCAKFCYGISINISAHNFVSALCAAKFLRMNDSIEKGNFVGKLEAFFNSCLLEGWKDSIATLQTTATLPEWSENLGIVRKCIDSIIEKVLTPPQQVKWSYTYTRPGYNKKQHHSVPKDWWTEDISDLDIDLFRCIVMAVRSTYVLPPQLIGEALHVYACRWLPGVTKLRYSGSSASQTDESKAKNRKILETIVSMIPADRGSVSVGFLFRLLSISIQLGVSSVTKTELIRRASLQFEEATVSDLLYPSKSSSDQNYYDIELVLAVLETFLKLWKRMSPGAVDSNYFLRSIRNVGKLIDSYLQVVARDENMLVSKFVSLAETVPGIARVEHDDLYQAVNIYLKVHPDLNKTDKKRLCGILDCQRLSPEARAHAVKNELLPLRTVVQLLYFEQEKGSTNKGEITTNKLPKPHEVLLGAKHRPRDAQSKQSLALDKEELNVEEATTRASLPPESREKKTLHHLSSKRLDGKLPLDLERKMVIKGDIEETGSEREKVRGHIREESVSSCKLELDPKKIIQRARSKSEHGREKGR, from the exons ATGAAGTTCATGAAACTTGGGACAAGACCAGACACTTTCTTCACTGAACAAGCTACCAG GACTCTGATATCTGAGATACCTGCAGACCTTGTGATACAAATCAACGATATTACTTATCTGCTACACAAG TTTCCGCTTCTTCCGAAATGTGGTCTTCTACAAAGGCTTTGCTATGATTCAAGTGATTCTGAGAGCTTCTCTCTTGAACTCCATGATATACCCGGAGGGGAAGAGGCTTTTGAACTCTGTGCCAAGTTCTGCTATGGAATTTCAATCAACATTAGTGCCCATAACTTTGTATCCGCACTCTGTGCTGCCAAGTTCCTCAGAATGAATGATTCCATTGAGAAGGGAAACTTCGTAGGAAAACTTGAGGCTTTCTTCAATTCATGCCTTCTTGAAGGTTGGAAGGATTCCATTGCCACGCTTCAGACAACTGCTACCTTACCAGAGTGGTCTGAGAATCTTGGAATTGTCAGAAAATGCATTGATTCAATCATAGAGAAAGTCCTCACACCCCCACAACAG GTGAAATGGTCCTACACCTACACTAGGCCCGGTTACAACAAGAAACAACACCATTCTGTCCCAAAGGATTGGTGGACAGAAGATATTTCTGATCTTGACATAGATCTCTTCAGGTGTATAGTTATGGCTGTTAGATCAACCTATGTGCTCCCTCCACAGCTTATTGGCGAAGCATTGCATGTCTATGCCTGCAGGTGGCTACCAGGTGTCACAAAGCTTAGATATTCAGGCAGTTCAGCATCTCAGACAGATGAATCTAAGGCAAAGAACCGCAAAATTCTTGAAACAATCGTGAGCATGATTCCAGCAGACAGAGGATCAGTTTCAGTTGGATTCTTGTTTAGACTACTAAGCATTTCGATTCAGCTCGGTGTCTCCTCTGTGACAAAAACAGAGCTAATAAGAAGAGCAAGCCTTCAGTTTGAGGAGGCAACAGTCAGCGACCTGCTTTATCCCTCAAAATCTTCTTCGGATCAGAATTATTATGACATAGAGTTAGTTTTAGCAGTGTTGGAAACTTTCTTGAAGCTTTGGAAAAGAATGTCCCCAGGTGCCGTGGATAGCAACTACTTTTTGAGATCTATCAGAAATGTTGGAAAGCTCATTGATTCATATCTTCAAGTGGTTGCAAGGGATGAGAACATGCTGGTGTCGAAGTTTGTGTCTCTTGCTGAAACTGTGCCCGGCATTGCCCGAGTAGAGCACGATGATCTCTACCAGGCAGTTAACATCTATCTTAAG GTGCACCCTGATCTGAACAAGACAGACAAGAAGAGACTGTGTGGGATTCTAGACTGCCAAAGACTGTCCCCGGAAGCACGTGCCCATGCTGTGAAGAACGAGCTTCTGCCATTGAGAACAGTGGTGCAGCTGCTCTACTTCGAGCAAGAGAAAGGCTCCACCAACAAGGGGGAAATAACCACTAACAAACTACCAAAACCGCATGAGGTACTTCTTGGAGCCAAGCATAGACCAAGAGATGCACAAAGCAAGCAGTCATTGGCCTTGGATAAAGAAGAACTCAACGTGGAAGAAGCCACAACAAGAGCCTCTCTTCCTCCTGAAAGCAGAGAAAAGAAGACTCTTCACCACTTGAGTAGTAAGAGATTAGATGGTAAGTTGCCATTGGACTTGGAGAGAAAGATGGTTATAAAAGGAGACATTGAAGAAACAGGGTCAGAGAGGGAGAAGGTGAGGGGACACATCAGAGAGGAAAGTGTTTCGAGCTGCAAGTTGGAGTTGGATCCTAAGAAGATCATACAGAGAGCAAGAAGTAAATCAGAACATGGACGTGAAAAGGGTAGGTAG
- the LOC130974368 gene encoding BTB/POZ domain-containing protein At5g47800-like isoform X1, whose product MKFMKLGTRPDTFFTEQATRTLISEIPADLVIQINDITYLLHKLQFPLLPKCGLLQRLCYDSSDSESFSLELHDIPGGEEAFELCAKFCYGISINISAHNFVSALCAAKFLRMNDSIEKGNFVGKLEAFFNSCLLEGWKDSIATLQTTATLPEWSENLGIVRKCIDSIIEKVLTPPQQVKWSYTYTRPGYNKKQHHSVPKDWWTEDISDLDIDLFRCIVMAVRSTYVLPPQLIGEALHVYACRWLPGVTKLRYSGSSASQTDESKAKNRKILETIVSMIPADRGSVSVGFLFRLLSISIQLGVSSVTKTELIRRASLQFEEATVSDLLYPSKSSSDQNYYDIELVLAVLETFLKLWKRMSPGAVDSNYFLRSIRNVGKLIDSYLQVVARDENMLVSKFVSLAETVPGIARVEHDDLYQAVNIYLKVHPDLNKTDKKRLCGILDCQRLSPEARAHAVKNELLPLRTVVQLLYFEQEKGSTNKGEITTNKLPKPHEVLLGAKHRPRDAQSKQSLALDKEELNVEEATTRASLPPESREKKTLHHLSSKRLDGKLPLDLERKMVIKGDIEETGSEREKVRGHIREESVSSCKLELDPKKIIQRARSKSEHGREKGR is encoded by the exons ATGAAGTTCATGAAACTTGGGACAAGACCAGACACTTTCTTCACTGAACAAGCTACCAG GACTCTGATATCTGAGATACCTGCAGACCTTGTGATACAAATCAACGATATTACTTATCTGCTACACAAG CTGCAGTTTCCGCTTCTTCCGAAATGTGGTCTTCTACAAAGGCTTTGCTATGATTCAAGTGATTCTGAGAGCTTCTCTCTTGAACTCCATGATATACCCGGAGGGGAAGAGGCTTTTGAACTCTGTGCCAAGTTCTGCTATGGAATTTCAATCAACATTAGTGCCCATAACTTTGTATCCGCACTCTGTGCTGCCAAGTTCCTCAGAATGAATGATTCCATTGAGAAGGGAAACTTCGTAGGAAAACTTGAGGCTTTCTTCAATTCATGCCTTCTTGAAGGTTGGAAGGATTCCATTGCCACGCTTCAGACAACTGCTACCTTACCAGAGTGGTCTGAGAATCTTGGAATTGTCAGAAAATGCATTGATTCAATCATAGAGAAAGTCCTCACACCCCCACAACAG GTGAAATGGTCCTACACCTACACTAGGCCCGGTTACAACAAGAAACAACACCATTCTGTCCCAAAGGATTGGTGGACAGAAGATATTTCTGATCTTGACATAGATCTCTTCAGGTGTATAGTTATGGCTGTTAGATCAACCTATGTGCTCCCTCCACAGCTTATTGGCGAAGCATTGCATGTCTATGCCTGCAGGTGGCTACCAGGTGTCACAAAGCTTAGATATTCAGGCAGTTCAGCATCTCAGACAGATGAATCTAAGGCAAAGAACCGCAAAATTCTTGAAACAATCGTGAGCATGATTCCAGCAGACAGAGGATCAGTTTCAGTTGGATTCTTGTTTAGACTACTAAGCATTTCGATTCAGCTCGGTGTCTCCTCTGTGACAAAAACAGAGCTAATAAGAAGAGCAAGCCTTCAGTTTGAGGAGGCAACAGTCAGCGACCTGCTTTATCCCTCAAAATCTTCTTCGGATCAGAATTATTATGACATAGAGTTAGTTTTAGCAGTGTTGGAAACTTTCTTGAAGCTTTGGAAAAGAATGTCCCCAGGTGCCGTGGATAGCAACTACTTTTTGAGATCTATCAGAAATGTTGGAAAGCTCATTGATTCATATCTTCAAGTGGTTGCAAGGGATGAGAACATGCTGGTGTCGAAGTTTGTGTCTCTTGCTGAAACTGTGCCCGGCATTGCCCGAGTAGAGCACGATGATCTCTACCAGGCAGTTAACATCTATCTTAAG GTGCACCCTGATCTGAACAAGACAGACAAGAAGAGACTGTGTGGGATTCTAGACTGCCAAAGACTGTCCCCGGAAGCACGTGCCCATGCTGTGAAGAACGAGCTTCTGCCATTGAGAACAGTGGTGCAGCTGCTCTACTTCGAGCAAGAGAAAGGCTCCACCAACAAGGGGGAAATAACCACTAACAAACTACCAAAACCGCATGAGGTACTTCTTGGAGCCAAGCATAGACCAAGAGATGCACAAAGCAAGCAGTCATTGGCCTTGGATAAAGAAGAACTCAACGTGGAAGAAGCCACAACAAGAGCCTCTCTTCCTCCTGAAAGCAGAGAAAAGAAGACTCTTCACCACTTGAGTAGTAAGAGATTAGATGGTAAGTTGCCATTGGACTTGGAGAGAAAGATGGTTATAAAAGGAGACATTGAAGAAACAGGGTCAGAGAGGGAGAAGGTGAGGGGACACATCAGAGAGGAAAGTGTTTCGAGCTGCAAGTTGGAGTTGGATCCTAAGAAGATCATACAGAGAGCAAGAAGTAAATCAGAACATGGACGTGAAAAGGGTAGGTAG